From Candidatus Acididesulfobacter guangdongensis:
GTTGCGTTTCAATATTTTAGACAGAAAGGGGCGAAATATAAAAACAAGAAGAAATTTATCGCGGCGACATCGGCATATCACGGCGACACCATAGGCAGCGTTTCCGTCGGCGGCATGGAGCTTTTTCATTCTATTTACAAACCTCTTCTTTTTGAAACATTAAGAATAACATATCCTTATTGTTATAGATGTCCGTTTAATTTAAAACATCCTGCATGCGAACTTTATTGCGCTAAAGAAGCAGAAAAAATAATAGGATATTATGCAGACCAGAGCGCTGCAGTTATAATAGAGCCGATGGTGCAGGGCGCAGCCGGCATGATAACTATGCCTGCTGGATATATGAAAAAAATTGAAAAAGCGTGCAGAGATAATGAAGTGCTGCTTATCGTAGATGAAGTTGCTACAGGTTTCGGCAGGACTGGAAAAATGTTCGCGTGCGAACATGAAGATATTAATCCGGATGCAATGTGCATTGCAAAAGGCATAACAGGAGGATATCTTCCTCTCGCGGCGACACTTTTTTCGAAAGAAATTTATGAAGGGTTTATTGCAAATTTTGAAGATAATAAAACTTTCTTCCATGGGCATACATATACAGGCAATCAGCTTGCCTCGGCTTCGGCAATAAAATCTTTGGAATTATTTAAAAAAAATAATATAATTAATGCAAATGCTCCGAAAGTTGAATATTTTTCAAAAAAACTTAAAGAATTTTGCGGACTTGAGCACGTCGGAGAAGTTAGAACAATAGGTCTTATGGCAGGCATAGAGCTTGTTTCTGATAAAAAGTCTAAAGAGCCTTATCCCCAAAAAGATAAAATAGGTCATAAAGTCATATTAAAAGCAAGAGAAAGAGGCGTTATAATAAGACCGCTGGGCGACATCATCGTTGTCTTGCCGCCTCTTGTAATAGAAAAAAACGAAATAGACGAACTTTTAGGCGTTGTTTACGATTCTATTAAATCGGTCACGCAGGAGCAATAAATAATTTAGGCGCTTAATAACTTAATAGCTTGATAATTCAGTAACTTATCACGATTAAATATAAATAAAAAACCGTTAATGTGAATTCAGCCATATTAAAATTTTTTTCATCCCTTATAGCCATAGCAATTTCATTCGGGTATGCGGGCATCATATTTTTAATGATTTTAGAGAGCTGCGCTCTGCCTATCTCTTCGGAAATTGTGCTTGGCACTGCCGGTTTCCTTTCAGGTGAAGGGAAATTTAATTTCTATTTAATAATCATTGCCGCCACTGCCGGAACGTTAATAGGTTCTTCGCTGCTCTATCTTATCGGCGCAAAGGGCGGGAGGCTTTTTTTAGAAAAATACGGAAAATATCTGCTTATAAGCAAAAAGGATATTGACAGAGCGCAAGAATGGTTTTTGAAATACGGAAGTTTTGCCGTGCTGATAGGAATAATGCTTCCAGTAATAAAAACATATATAGGTTTTCCGCCGGGGACTACTCTTATGAGTTATAAAAAATTCGCCGTTTTTATAATTATCGGTTCTGCTATCTACAATACCATTGTTGTTTATCTCGGTTTAAAACTGGGACAAAATATAAATTTAATTATGCCTTATTTTCATAAATTGGGACTGGCTGCAGTTATTGCAGTGTTTATTCTGTTTGCGGTTTATATTTATATACATGTAAAGAGAGCTTTTGACAGGTAAAAATAACTTGACTGAAAATATCGGCTATGCAGGGACAAGTACATTGCTTCGACTATGGGATAAATAGTTAATCAATTATATTTTTGCATTATATATATTTATTATATATAATGCATATATTGTGTATATTGTGTATATTTATATATATTTATTGTATATAGTTAAATAACAATGAATAACGCAGGCGATAACACTAATATCCATACTGCCGCAACCGGAAGATTTGCCGCCGCCGAAGAAATAATCCAAAATTTTTATTGCGAGCCCTATGAATCCTACGAATCATATAGCGGCGATAAAGCCAAAAACAGGTTAAAAAGATTCGGTTTCAGAAATTTATTGCTGTACGCTTTTTTAACTTTTGTTTTAATTTTGCTGCTTATGCCGTTTCAACGTATTAACGCTATAAATTTCCCTTTTTTCATATTTAAAGACTTTATCGTTATCCTGCTGCTATTAGTTTTTCTTATATATAAAAACAAGAATAAATACAAAATAAACAAGAATAAATACATAAGCAATATTTCGTCTGAGCAGATTTCTGCCGATAAAAAAAGCGGCTATATCCATACTGATGAGAATATTAATTATTTCAGATTAGGCATCATGGATCTTAATAATTATTACAATAGCTATAGCGATTATAATAATTATTTTCACGATAATAATAATTACAGCAATGACAATGATAAAAATAAAAATAGATTAATTATAGGAATAGACAGAAAAAAAAGATTTGAACATATTATGATAGTATCGCCCACAGGCGGCGGCAAAACTTCAAAATATATAATACCATCCATAAGAAAAGATGCCTGCTTTAAGAATACATGCGTTTACGCAATAGATATAGACGGACCGTATTTATACAACGCAGTGAAGGACAGCTGGTTTGCCAATAGCAAAAAAATAGTACATTTCGATCCGTATAATGACGGCTCCGTACATTTTAATCCGCTTATAGAAAGGTGCGGCGATAAAAATGATTTTTATAACAATGAAAATAGAAAAGAAAATATTATGCCGGCAAGCGATGACAAACTTTATGAACTTTCTTCCATGATTTTTTATGCCGATAACAACGAACTAAAAGGAGGAGATATTCAGGCGCACAAATATTATTCTAAAAGAAGCGCCGATATTCTTTATGGCTGCCTTTTATATCTTAAATGCAAATACGACATTAAATATTTTAATTTGATTACGGCAAAAAAATTTTTTGAAAAAGGATTCAGTTTTATAGAAAAAGAAATAAAATCTTATAACGGAAATAACAGCAAAAAAATAAAAGAAATCTTTAATAATTTTTTCGAAATACCTTCTTATGAACGGGCAAAAATTATTACAGATATTTTGAACGGACTTGATTTTATAAAAAACGCAAATGTAGAAAATGCTTTTAAAACGACAGAGAAAATTCTGTCAGACGGTAATTTTTTAACTATAAAAGATTTGTTTAATAAAAATAATGATACGCTGCTGATTGTTTCAGTTCCTAAGGAAAAAATTAATTCAGGCGGCTCAAGACTAATTTCAATTATTACCGATATGGTAATTAAAGAAATATATGAAAACCGGAGAGAAATTTTAAAGAATAATTCTGCTTCAAACGGTAATAAGGCAGACAATGAACCATGCGAGAAAGCTAATATTAAAGCTGATGTCAACTCAGGCGAAAAAGCAAGTATTAAAGCAGAGATAGACTTAGGCGAAAAAGCAGAAAGTAATTATGACGATTTTATATATAAAGATATTTTTATATATTTAGATGAGTTTCCGGTCTTAAATATAAACAATTTTGATATAGAACTTGCAAATTTAAGAAAAACAGGTACTGGAGTCTGCATAAGTTTGCAGGATATTTCTTTTCTAAAAAATAAATACGGGGATATTTCGCTTATAGATTCAAATATCGGAACTCATATTATAATGGGTAATGCCGGTATTGATACTGCCAAACGGTATTCTGAAAAAATGGGACATAAATATGTAATGCATACGGAAAAATTCAATACTGTTTCCGGCAGAAATTTTAAAAACGGCATAGACGGTATAGATTTATCTTTCGGCAAATATGACGGTGTAAATGACAGCGGAAGTCAATACAGCGGCGGTCTGCACGGCAGTTGTAAGTTCCAAAAGTTATTGATACTCTGCAAAAGATAATGAAACTCTACAAAAGTTATTGCAACTAAAAAATTTACGCTGAAGTCGGAGTCAGCTTTTTTCGGGTTTAATATAAATATATGCCGAA
This genomic window contains:
- a CDS encoding DedA family protein, encoding MNSAILKFFSSLIAIAISFGYAGIIFLMILESCALPISSEIVLGTAGFLSGEGKFNFYLIIIAATAGTLIGSSLLYLIGAKGGRLFLEKYGKYLLISKKDIDRAQEWFLKYGSFAVLIGIMLPVIKTYIGFPPGTTLMSYKKFAVFIIIGSAIYNTIVVYLGLKLGQNINLIMPYFHKLGLAAVIAVFILFAVYIYIHVKRAFDR
- the bioA gene encoding adenosylmethionine--8-amino-7-oxononanoate transaminase, which translates into the protein MPLTDIEKIDKEFVWHPFTQMLDWEKDDNIVIEKGDGIYLYDIRGNKYIDGVSSLWVNIHGHNNKELNDAIKEQADKISHSTLLGLASVPSAILAQKLIEIAPANLKKVFYSDSGSTSVEIAIKVAFQYFRQKGAKYKNKKKFIAATSAYHGDTIGSVSVGGMELFHSIYKPLLFETLRITYPYCYRCPFNLKHPACELYCAKEAEKIIGYYADQSAAVIIEPMVQGAAGMITMPAGYMKKIEKACRDNEVLLIVDEVATGFGRTGKMFACEHEDINPDAMCIAKGITGGYLPLAATLFSKEIYEGFIANFEDNKTFFHGHTYTGNQLASASAIKSLELFKKNNIINANAPKVEYFSKKLKEFCGLEHVGEVRTIGLMAGIELVSDKKSKEPYPQKDKIGHKVILKARERGVIIRPLGDIIVVLPPLVIEKNEIDELLGVVYDSIKSVTQEQ